The genomic window caggaggcaaggaaggagacTGAAGGGATAGGTTTCAGGAATACAAGGTGCTAAGAGTATGGGGTTGGGGGTGCCTCTTTCCACTGCTGAAAACCAGGGCTCATCTTTTCCTCCAaatctgtctctcttgctttaGCTCTTCAGCACCTGTTGCCTTCACTAGcagcttttcctcctcctcttccctgcacTCCCAAGAACCAAAGAATGTGAAGGGGGTCCATGGAGGTGAGTGAAGAAGCTCTGGCTTGAACCCGCAAGTACTTAGAACTatactccttcccctccctatttCTTTCTCGCTCTCTGACCTCCCATTATTAGAAGTTATGTCTGTGGCCCCAGTAGCTCAATTCCCATTCCCATCCCGACTCCCCCAAGCTGAGTGGGTAGGGCTCGGTGTTCTTGATTCAGGCCCCAACCCACCCTCCCTCGGCTTCTTCTGGCCTTCCGCGCCCTAGCTTTCCCCACAGCTTTCCCTTCTCCACCCTTTGCTTTGTTCCTATCGTTTTCCACAGGGCTCACGTCCCCGTGCCCCGGGCGGCCACTTAGCGCCCTCGCCGCCGGCATTCGACGGCGAACTGGATCTGCAGCGCTACTCCAACGGGCCAGGCGTGAGCGCCGGGTCTCCAGGGATGGGAGCAGTGGGCTGGTCCGAGAGTCGCGCAGGCGAAAGGCGCTTCCCCTGCCCTGTATGCGGAAAGCGCTTCCGCTTCAACTCTATCCTGGCTTTGCACCTGCGGGCGCACCCGGGCGCCCAGGCCTTCCAATGCCCGCACTGCGGCCACCGCGCAGCGCAGCGGGCCCTGCTGCGCTCGCACCTGCGCACGCATCAGCCCGAGCGCCCGCGTAGCCCGGCCGCACGCCTGTTGCTGGAGTTGGAGGAGCGCGCGCTACTGCGCGAGGCCCGACTAGGGAGAGCCCGAAGCTCAGGGGGCATGCAGTCCACCCCTGCCTCTGAGGGCCTGGCGCGGCCCCAGGCTCCTTCGTCGTCCACCTTCCGTTGCCCCTTCTGCAAAGGCAAGTTTCGCACCGCGGCGGAGCGCGAACGCCACCTGCACATCCTCCACAGGCCCTGGAAGTGCGGCCTGTGCAGTTTTGGCTCCAGCcaggaggaggagctgctgcaTCACAGCCTGACGGCCCACGGAGCTCCTGAGCGTCCCCTGGCGGCCACCTCGGCTGCGCCCCAGCCTCAGCTTCCACCCCAACCTGAACCCAGATCGGTCCCAGAGTCTGAGCCAGAGCCCGAACGTGAGGCAGCTCCCGCCCCCGCTCCTGCTGCTCCTGAGGAGCCCCCAGCGCCCCCGGAGTTCCGCTGTCAAGTGTGTGGCCAGAGCTTTACGCAGTCCTGGTTTCTCAAGGGCCACATGCGCAAGCACAAGGCCTCCTTCGATCACGCGTGTCCCGTGTGTGGCCGCTgcttcaaggagccctggttccttaAGAACCACATGAAGGTGCACGCCAGTAAGCTGGGCCCGCTGCGTGCCCCGGGGCCTGGTTCTGGGGCTGGCCGGGCCCCTCAGCCTCCTGACCTGGGCCTGCTGGCCTATGAGCCACTGGGCCCCGCGCTCCTCTTAGCCCCAGCACCCACTCCAGCAGAGCGCCGGGAGCCTCCGAGTCTCCTGGGCTACCTGAGTCTGCGAGCTGGGGAGGCCCGGCCCAATGGTGAGGGCGCTGAGCCTGGCGCTGGCCGTAGCTTCGGAGGCTTCCGCCCACTGCCCTCCGCTCTCCCGGCCCGGGCTCGACGGCATCGCGCCGAGgagccagaggaggaagaggaggtggtggaggcGGAGGAGGAGACCTGGGCCCGGAGCAGGGCGCTGGGCCCTCTGGCTTCACTGCACCCGCGCCCTGGCGAGGGGCCAGGGCATTCTGCGCCTGCTGCGGGGACCCAAGCAAGGTCCACCGCCACGCAGGGTATGTAAGGGGTTTTTTCTCTCCAAGGTTTCCACaccctgggcccactctgatgcCACTGCTGCcctcctgtccccccccccctttaaaaaGGACCTGTTTCTTAATTCTCGCTTTTTTTCCGCTCCTGGAGGCCACTTTTCACGGGCACAGCACAACTCAACAAATCCAACCCCTCAGGTTTCCTCAAACTTACTGTTTTCTTCTGGCCCCCAAGGGGAAGTAATCCTAAAGGGTGGGTGTGGGGACAAATGACCCCATAGGGTTAGGGCAAAGGGCCTTTCTGACTTACTTAATTGTGTGTATTGCAGAAGAGAATGGGCTGTTAGTTGGAGGATCCCGGCCTGAAGGGGGCCGGGGAGCCACAGGAAAGGATTGCCCCTTCTGTGGAAAATCTTTCCGCTCAGCGCATCACCTTAAAGTGCACCTGCGAGTGCACACAGGTGAGGCCGCCGGTctatggggtggggagggaactGGAggtcaggaagagaggagagggctACCAGATCCGGATGCTGCTTTGTTAAATcaaaggcgggggtggggggtgggagtgggggtggtggcAGGGTTTCTTCTGGTCCAGAGGGTATGTTGAGCGAAATGCGGGTGGGTGTGGGCAGTGATCGTGCCTCTGTGACCCTGTCGCACCCCTTTCTCCAGGCGAGCGCCCCTACAAGTGTCCGCACTGCGACTACGCGGGCACCCAATCCGGCTCGCTCAAGTATCACCTGCAGCGCCACCACCGAGAGCAGAGGAGTGGGGCAGGCCCCGGACCGCCCCCGGAGCCGCCGCCCCCTTCTCAGCGGGGTTCGGCACAGCAGTCGGGAGCCAAAACGGCTCCACAGCCTGCTACCTGGGTGGAGGGCGCGGCGAACCCCCGGCCTCCTTCGAGTGCTGCGCCGGGGTCCCGTCGGAAGCCTGCCAGCCCAGGGAGGACCCTGCGCAACGGGCGAGGCGGTGAGGCCGAACCCCTGGACCTGTCCCTGCGGGCGGGGCCAGGAGGCGAGGCTGGGCCGGGGGGTGCCCTCCACCGATGCCTCTTCTGCCCCTTCGCCACTGGAGCGCCTGAGCTCATGGCCTTGCACCTGCAAGTGCACCACAGCCGCAGGGCTCGGGGCCGCAGGCCGCCCCAGGCCGACGCTTCCCCGCCCTACGTCCCTGCACAGTCGGGAGAGACCCCTCCTAGTCCTCcgcaggaaggggaggaaggcccTGGGCTGTCCAGATCGGgagaggcggggctggggggacagGAACGGTAGGGAGCCCTCTTAGGGGCGGTTAGCTTAGTGAGCTTACCCCGCGGGAGCGGGGGAGCGCTAGAGGTAGTTGGGTAGAgcagccagcagggggcagcGTGGGACCCATATCCCAGCCCCAGGCGGACCAgaggtggagggggtggagggcGTAGGAGGGTGGGCGGGCGCTACCCACCCAGCCCAGGGGAGTCACAGTGCCTTAGAAGTGGCAGGGGTGAGGATCAAAGAACGGGGTCCTAGGGCTGGCAGAGGGTTGTGTCCCTGTTGAGGATCCGCTCTGCCAGTCTTTGCTGGTCCATAGGCgtgagagtttatttttgtacaatgggtgggggtggggggcactgtaCCCTTCTAGCCCCTTCAGGGGCCCTGTAGACGTCGCTATTTTTGGTACGATTCCTGTCATCCCTGTCGCAGAGTTGTGTCCCCAATAAACAGGTGTCTTGAGGCACAGGGAGCTGTGTCTGTCTGCCTATGTCCTGTCCTCCTTCGGTCATTTTGTTCAGAAACATTCACTTCAGGCACTTAGTGATCACCCAAAAGAGCTTAATGAGAAATGAGGAATCTTGGGCTTTAACCCCAGACATCTGGCTTCAGTAGCTCTGGGGCAGGGCCAGGAATTGGCATTTAACAAGTAGCCTAGGAGATTCTCATACACTGTGGTCTGAGGACCTCATTTTGAGAACCGCT from Suricata suricatta isolate VVHF042 chromosome 9, meerkat_22Aug2017_6uvM2_HiC, whole genome shotgun sequence includes these protein-coding regions:
- the ZNF219 gene encoding zinc finger protein 219, which produces MEGSRPRAPGGHLAPSPPAFDGELDLQRYSNGPGVSAGSPGMGAVGWSESRAGERRFPCPVCGKRFRFNSILALHLRAHPGAQAFQCPHCGHRAAQRALLRSHLRTHQPERPRSPAARLLLELEERALLREARLGRARSSGGMQSTPASEGLARPQAPSSSTFRCPFCKGKFRTAAERERHLHILHRPWKCGLCSFGSSQEEELLHHSLTAHGAPERPLAATSAAPQPQLPPQPEPRSVPESEPEPEREAAPAPAPAAPEEPPAPPEFRCQVCGQSFTQSWFLKGHMRKHKASFDHACPVCGRCFKEPWFLKNHMKVHASKLGPLRAPGPGSGAGRAPQPPDLGLLAYEPLGPALLLAPAPTPAERREPPSLLGYLSLRAGEARPNGEGAEPGAGRSFGGFRPLPSALPARARRHRAEEPEEEEEVVEAEEETWARSRALGPLASLHPRPGEGPGHSAPAAGTQARSTATQEENGLLVGGSRPEGGRGATGKDCPFCGKSFRSAHHLKVHLRVHTGERPYKCPHCDYAGTQSGSLKYHLQRHHREQRSGAGPGPPPEPPPPSQRGSAQQSGAKTAPQPATWVEGAANPRPPSSAAPGSRRKPASPGRTLRNGRGGEAEPLDLSLRAGPGGEAGPGGALHRCLFCPFATGAPELMALHLQVHHSRRARGRRPPQADASPPYVPAQSGETPPSPPQEGEEGPGLSRSGEAGLGGQER